In the genome of Desulforegula conservatrix Mb1Pa, one region contains:
- a CDS encoding Lcl C-terminal domain-containing protein, whose protein sequence is MTRKSFFLIIVAFLLFIVMAVNVSAGTTIAISKIIINSSVTPIMPGDSFSVSVEASSSDSEQMYYKFYYCPNYGTSDYETSEWVVVKDYSTAKTAAYSVPSSGNYIVVVRAVTDPANEPDALPIIGGLVSVGGDSGQVNIADFNSSATPSLKAGESVNFFLNASTPDNSQIYYKFYSCGNYGTYSYPTSTWEIMQEYSTANTCSHAFSNPGNYVVVARAVTDPANEPAALPIIGTNVAVGASESSSVNYKIVDTGQTKTYGNTSEISPPAAGQAFSGQDSQIQGNQPSYKNNGDGTITDLNTGLVWVQERGNRISWDDAVSGASSCRVGGYSDWRMPTIKELYSLIKFSGVNGPDNMVTTGFTPFIDTNYFGFVYGSGIGSERVIDCQDWSATAYVTTTMHNNATIFGVNFADGRIKGYPKYEPSSGETVGKLLYVRYVRGNPEYGKNSFQANSDSTVSDLATGLMWSKDDSRQGMNWADALAWVQAQNAANYLGHNDWRLPNAKELQSIVDYTRSPSTTNSPAIDINYFNSTAITNEAGQSDYPYIWTGTVLLDGGPSPSGVYISFGRAIGYVNGSWIDVHGAGSQKSDIMAGNPANYPNGRGPQGDAVRITNYVRLVRDI, encoded by the coding sequence ATGACCAGAAAATCATTTTTTTTAATAATTGTGGCTTTTTTGCTGTTCATTGTGATGGCTGTGAATGTATCCGCAGGGACAACTATTGCTATCTCAAAAATAATCATTAATAGCTCCGTAACGCCGATAATGCCCGGAGATTCTTTCAGCGTCAGCGTTGAAGCTTCATCTTCTGATTCTGAACAAATGTACTACAAATTTTATTACTGCCCTAATTACGGGACTTCTGATTATGAAACCTCGGAATGGGTTGTTGTCAAAGATTATTCCACAGCAAAAACAGCCGCCTATTCCGTGCCGTCATCAGGAAACTATATTGTTGTGGTAAGGGCGGTAACTGATCCTGCAAATGAACCTGACGCTCTTCCCATCATTGGCGGGCTTGTTTCAGTGGGCGGAGACTCTGGCCAGGTGAATATTGCGGATTTCAATTCCTCTGCTACGCCATCTCTTAAGGCTGGGGAATCCGTGAATTTTTTTCTGAATGCCTCCACCCCTGATAACAGTCAGATATATTATAAATTCTATAGCTGCGGTAATTACGGTACATACTCATATCCCACAAGCACCTGGGAAATCATGCAGGAATATTCAACTGCCAATACCTGCTCCCATGCTTTTTCAAATCCAGGTAATTACGTTGTTGTGGCAAGAGCAGTAACAGATCCGGCAAATGAACCTGCCGCGCTGCCAATAATTGGGACAAATGTTGCTGTTGGGGCATCAGAGTCATCTTCTGTTAATTATAAAATAGTGGATACAGGGCAGACTAAAACCTATGGAAATACTTCTGAAATCAGCCCTCCAGCGGCTGGCCAGGCATTTTCCGGCCAGGATTCCCAGATCCAGGGCAATCAGCCTTCGTACAAGAATAATGGAGACGGAACCATAACTGATTTGAATACCGGGCTTGTATGGGTTCAGGAAAGGGGAAATAGAATTTCCTGGGACGATGCTGTTTCAGGCGCTTCTTCTTGCCGCGTCGGCGGATATAGCGACTGGCGTATGCCTACAATCAAAGAGCTTTACTCGCTCATTAAATTCAGCGGAGTTAATGGCCCGGATAATATGGTGACAACTGGCTTTACTCCATTTATTGATACCAATTACTTCGGGTTTGTCTATGGAAGCGGTATTGGGTCTGAGCGGGTCATTGATTGCCAGGACTGGTCAGCAACAGCCTATGTAACCACCACAATGCACAACAATGCGACTATATTTGGCGTCAACTTTGCCGATGGCCGTATCAAAGGATATCCAAAGTATGAGCCAAGCAGCGGTGAAACAGTTGGCAAACTATTATATGTCCGTTATGTCAGGGGGAATCCTGAATATGGCAAAAATTCCTTTCAGGCAAATTCTGATTCTACCGTCAGTGATCTGGCTACAGGACTCATGTGGTCTAAGGATGACAGCAGGCAGGGGATGAACTGGGCCGACGCTTTAGCCTGGGTGCAGGCACAAAACGCGGCAAACTATCTTGGTCACAATGACTGGAGACTTCCCAATGCAAAGGAGCTTCAGAGCATCGTGGATTACACAAGATCTCCTTCAACAACGAATTCCCCGGCCATTGACATCAATTATTTTAACAGCACTGCCATAACGAACGAAGCAGGGCAATCAGACTATCCGTATATCTGGACTGGTACAGTCTTGCTCGACGGAGGCCCAAGTCCCTCAGGTGTTTATATTTCCTTTGGCCGAGCGATTGGATACGTAAATGGATCGTGGATTGACGTTCACGGAGCTGGTTCACAAAAGTCGGATATCATGGCGGGCAACCCGGCCAATTACCCGAATGGTCGTGGCCCCCAGGGCGATGCTGTCCGCATCACCAATTATGTCCGGCTCGTAAGAGACATATAA